One genomic window of Chiloscyllium punctatum isolate Juve2018m chromosome 23, sChiPun1.3, whole genome shotgun sequence includes the following:
- the LOC140494005 gene encoding uncharacterized protein, which translates to MTVILDKAEYMQKAQQLLADTNTYQKREFDPTPQLTNWINNTLRNLQKNGQITRSDLQRMKPESNNTPRFYGLSKVHKPDIPLRPIVSLPGTPSHKLAKELQQKLKHLISGSRQSIQSTQEFLDIIRNIHIDKEETMVSFYVTALFTSIDKTLAKEIIANLLDRHNRQQDVEPINKDGILKLLDLCLTTHFTFNNQIYEQINGTPMGSPISGLIAEAVMQRLEQTVLPQLQPKLLVRYMDDTFVIIKNTEIENTHQIINTILTGIRFTREEEKDNQLPFLDVMVQRTPNGEFTTKVYRKATHTDQVLNYESNHPNTHKRSCIRTLFKRATTHCSTPELQKEEEEHLYKVFAKNGYPRNFINRCLRERQRNEDLPQPKGLATLPYIRSISELTARLLRPLGLITAHKPTATLRQQLTRTKDPIPSMSKTNVVYKIPCKDCRKNYIGQTGRQLTICIHEHQLATKRHDQLSLVATHTDHKQHEFDWDNTTIIGQAKQRTAREFLEAWHSSTDSINKHIDLDPIYRPLQRTARTDNRKQQRQATINTGENSTEALHRRLPSTEDVT; encoded by the coding sequence atgacggtcatcctggacaaagcagagtacatgcaaaaagcacaacaactacttgcagataccaacacctaccaaaagagggagtttgaccccaccccacagctcaccaattggataaacaacacactgaggaatctacaaaaaaacggacagataaccaggtctgacctacaaagaatgaagcctgaaagcaacaacacccccagattctatggactatccaaagtgcacaaaccagacatcccactcagacccatagtatcactaccagggacaccatcacacaaactggccaaagaactacagcagaaactgaaacacctgatcagcggatccagacaatctatacaatcgacacaggaattcttggacatcatcagaaatatacacatagacaaggaagaaactatggtctcattctatgtaacggcactgttcacctccatcgacaaaacactagccaaagaaataatagccaacctgctggacagacataacagacaacaggacgtcgaacctatcaacaaagacggcatacttaaactactggacttgtgcctcacaacacacttcacattcaataatcaaatatacgaacaaatcaacggaacacccatgggctcaccgatctctggactcatagcagaagcagtaatgcagaggttagaacaaacagtcttaccacaacttcaacccaaactcttggtcagatacatggatgacacctttgtaataattaaaaacacagaaatagagaacacacaccagatcatcaacaccatactcacaggaatccgattcactagagaggaagaaaaggacaaccaactcccattcctagacgtgatggtacagagaacaccgaacggagaattcaccacaaaggtttacaggaaagccacacacacagaccaagtcctaaactatgaaagcaaccaccccaacacacataaacgaagttgcatcaggacactattcaaaagggccacaacacactgcagcacaccagaactacaaaaagaggaagaggaacacctatacaaagtattcgccaaaaacggataccctcgcaatttcatcaacagatgcctaagggagaggcaacggaacgaggacttgccacaacccaaaggactagccacactaccatacatcaggagcatttctgaactgacagccagactactgcgaccactaggactcataacagcacacaaaccaacagccactctcagacaacaactcaccagaacaaaggacccgatacccagcatgagcaaaaccaatgtagtgtacaaaatcccatgcaaggactgcagaaaaaactacatcggacaaacaggaagacagttaacgatctgtatacacgaacaccaactagccacgaaacgacacgaccagctatccttagtagccacacacacagaccacaagcaacatgaatttgactgggacaacactaccattatagggcaagccaaacagagaacagccagggaattcctagaggcatggcactcatccacagactctatcaacaaacacatcgacctggacccaatataccggccactacagcggacagctcgaactgacaaccggaagcagcagagacaggccactataaataccggagaaaacagcacagaagcgcttcacaggaggctcccaagcactgaggatgtcacctag